A stretch of Dietzia lutea DNA encodes these proteins:
- a CDS encoding diacylglycerol/lipid kinase family protein: protein MSPASSRLAVVYNPTKVGVDEVRRRATARASRHGWTDPVFYETTEDDPGTGQAAEAAAQGAGLVIACGGDGTVRSVAQGLIGTTVPMGVVPLGTGNLLARNLDIPLDDVDRALRVAMTGRSRAIDIGEVRYTDGEGDSHDDVFLVMLGAGMDADMIAGTDDGLKARVGWIAYVGAFASTLLRGHRIRVDYSLDDGPRIQTRARTLLVANCGMLQAGMVLLPDAVIDDGLLDVMALRAKGAIGWAQAGAVLAQHTVRHRLSALRRRGGSTHEPERHETRPVDFRQGVAVTARVLEKPAAFQIDGEDCGDVSEFSARIKRRGLTVRVAY from the coding sequence GTGTCTCCAGCCTCGTCCCGCCTCGCCGTCGTCTACAACCCCACCAAGGTCGGAGTCGACGAGGTGCGCCGCCGCGCCACGGCGCGGGCGTCCCGGCACGGGTGGACCGACCCCGTCTTTTACGAGACCACGGAGGACGACCCCGGCACCGGCCAGGCCGCCGAGGCGGCGGCGCAGGGCGCCGGACTGGTGATCGCGTGCGGCGGCGACGGCACCGTGCGCTCGGTCGCACAGGGACTGATCGGCACCACGGTGCCGATGGGCGTGGTCCCCCTCGGCACCGGCAACCTGCTGGCCCGCAACCTCGACATCCCCCTGGACGACGTCGACCGCGCGCTGCGGGTGGCCATGACCGGCCGCAGCCGTGCCATCGACATCGGCGAGGTCCGCTACACGGACGGGGAGGGCGACTCCCACGACGACGTGTTCCTGGTGATGCTCGGTGCCGGGATGGACGCCGACATGATCGCCGGCACCGACGACGGTCTCAAAGCGCGCGTGGGCTGGATCGCCTACGTGGGCGCCTTCGCCTCGACCCTGCTGCGCGGCCACCGGATCAGGGTGGACTACTCCCTCGACGACGGCCCGCGGATCCAGACCCGCGCGCGGACGCTGCTCGTGGCGAACTGCGGGATGCTGCAGGCGGGGATGGTGCTGTTGCCCGACGCGGTGATCGACGACGGTCTACTCGACGTGATGGCCCTGCGTGCGAAGGGGGCGATCGGGTGGGCGCAGGCCGGTGCGGTCCTCGCGCAACACACCGTCCGGCACCGCCTCAGCGCGCTGCGTCGCCGCGGCGGCTCGACCCACGAGCCCGAGCGTCACGAGACCCGCCCGGTGGATTTCCGGCAGGGCGTGGCGGTCACCGCGCGCGTCCTCGAGAAGCCGGCCGCGTTCCAGATCGACGGCGAGGACTGCGGCGACGTCTCCGAGTTCTCCGCCCGGATCAAGCGGAGGGGCCTGACGGTGCGCGTCGCGTACTGA
- the rplJ gene encoding 50S ribosomal protein L10 — translation MAKPAKVQAVEEIKQHFQNSSSAVVTEYRGLSVPQVTELRKTLGDAATYTVAKNTLVKRAAEEAGVEGLDDLLSGPTAIAFVTGEVVDAAKALKNFAKDNKALVIKGGVMDGAPLSADELDKIAELESREVLLAKMAGALKGNQAKAAGLFNAPASQLARLFAALQDKKN, via the coding sequence ATGGCAAAGCCCGCAAAGGTCCAGGCCGTCGAGGAGATCAAGCAGCACTTCCAGAACTCCTCCTCCGCCGTGGTCACCGAGTACCGCGGACTCTCCGTTCCCCAGGTGACCGAGCTGCGCAAGACGTTGGGTGACGCGGCCACGTACACCGTGGCCAAGAACACCCTGGTCAAGCGTGCGGCCGAGGAGGCCGGAGTCGAGGGTCTCGACGACCTCCTGTCCGGCCCCACCGCCATCGCGTTCGTCACCGGTGAGGTCGTGGACGCCGCCAAGGCGCTCAAGAACTTCGCCAAGGACAACAAGGCGCTCGTCATCAAGGGCGGCGTCATGGACGGCGCCCCGCTGTCCGCCGACGAGCTCGACAAGATCGCCGAGCTCGAGTCCCGCGAGGTCCTGCTCGCGAAGATGGCCGGTGCCCTCAAGGGCAACCAGGCCAAGGCCGCCGGCCTGTTCAACGCGCCCGCCTCGCAGCTGGCACGTCTGTTCGCAGCGCTCCAGGACAAGAAGAACTGA
- the rplL gene encoding 50S ribosomal protein L7/L12 translates to MAKLSNDELLEAFKEMTLLELSEFVKLFEDTFEVTAAAPVAVAAAGAPAAGGEAAAEQDEFDVVLESAGDKKIGVIKVVREIVSGLGLKEAKDLVESAPKAIIEKADKEAAEAAKTKLEEAGATVTLK, encoded by the coding sequence ATGGCGAAGCTCAGCAACGACGAGCTGCTCGAGGCCTTCAAGGAGATGACTCTTCTCGAGCTCTCCGAGTTCGTGAAGCTGTTCGAGGACACCTTCGAGGTCACCGCGGCCGCTCCGGTCGCCGTCGCCGCTGCCGGCGCCCCGGCTGCCGGTGGCGAGGCCGCCGCCGAGCAGGACGAGTTCGACGTCGTCCTGGAGTCGGCCGGCGACAAGAAGATCGGCGTGATCAAGGTCGTGCGCGAGATCGTGTCGGGCTTGGGCCTCAAGGAGGCCAAGGACCTCGTCGAGTCCGCCCCCAAGGCGATCATCGAGAAGGCCGACAAGGAGGCCGCCGAGGCCGCCAAGACCAAGCTCGAAGAGGCCGGTGCCACCGTCACCCTCAAGTGA
- a CDS encoding ABC transporter ATP-binding protein gives MGVEVSVEGLTKSFGSQKIWEDVTFTLPEGEVSALLGPSGTGKSVFLKSLIGLLRPERGKIIIDGTDILQCTAKELYEIRKLFGVLFQDGALFGSMDLYDNVAFPLREHTRKSESEIRDIVMEKLELTGLTGAEGKLPGEISGGMRKRAGLARALVLDPEIILVDEPDSGLDPVRTTYLAQLLIDINAQIDATILIVTHNINLARTVPDNLGMLYRKNLVMFGPREVLLTSEEPSVRQFLRGSKLGPIGMSEEKDDAQMRQEQAHAEAGHNDGSPGEDEVKGVPPQMQPTPGSPQRQGELRREKRVAEMLVTLPPEAQEAIRAEWAARGHGNGRSTAAATRDSAPADPTPTASATTAAEPATTPAHAATPGGASPSGLDDHYGSDQN, from the coding sequence GTGGGTGTCGAGGTTTCCGTCGAAGGTCTGACCAAGTCCTTCGGTTCGCAGAAGATCTGGGAGGACGTCACGTTCACCCTCCCCGAGGGTGAGGTCAGCGCGCTCCTCGGCCCGTCGGGCACCGGTAAGTCCGTCTTCCTCAAGTCGCTCATCGGCCTGCTGCGGCCCGAGCGCGGCAAGATCATCATCGACGGCACGGACATCCTGCAGTGCACCGCCAAGGAGCTCTACGAGATCCGCAAGCTGTTCGGCGTCCTCTTCCAGGACGGCGCGCTGTTCGGCTCCATGGACCTCTACGACAACGTGGCGTTCCCCCTGCGCGAGCACACCCGCAAGTCGGAGTCCGAGATCCGCGACATCGTCATGGAGAAGCTGGAGCTCACCGGTCTGACCGGTGCCGAGGGCAAGCTGCCGGGCGAGATCTCCGGCGGTATGCGGAAGCGGGCCGGCCTCGCCCGTGCGCTGGTGCTCGACCCCGAGATCATCCTCGTCGACGAGCCCGACTCGGGCCTGGACCCGGTCCGCACGACCTACCTCGCGCAGCTGTTGATCGACATCAACGCACAGATCGACGCCACGATCCTCATCGTGACGCACAACATCAACCTCGCGCGCACGGTCCCCGACAACCTGGGCATGCTCTACCGCAAGAACCTCGTGATGTTCGGCCCGCGCGAGGTGCTGCTCACCAGCGAGGAGCCGTCGGTCCGCCAGTTCCTGCGCGGGTCCAAGCTCGGGCCCATCGGTATGTCCGAGGAGAAGGACGACGCGCAGATGCGCCAGGAGCAGGCCCACGCCGAGGCCGGCCACAACGACGGCTCCCCGGGCGAGGACGAGGTCAAGGGCGTCCCGCCGCAGATGCAGCCGACCCCCGGCAGCCCGCAGCGTCAGGGCGAGCTGCGCCGCGAGAAGCGGGTCGCCGAGATGCTCGTCACCCTGCCGCCCGAGGCCCAGGAGGCCATCCGGGCGGAATGGGCCGCCCGCGGGCACGGCAACGGACGCTCGACCGCCGCCGCCACCCGGGACTCCGCGCCCGCGGATCCGACCCCCACAGCCTCCGCGACCACCGCCGCGGAGCCCGCCACGACCCCCGCACACGCCGCCACGCCGGGAGGTGCGAGCCCCTCGGGGCTCGACGACCATTACGGTTCTGACCAGAACTGA